The Bos indicus x Bos taurus breed Angus x Brahman F1 hybrid chromosome 9, Bos_hybrid_MaternalHap_v2.0, whole genome shotgun sequence genomic sequence CTTCCGAGCGGGTTTCCAGGTTCCGATGCCCGGCCCCGCGGCCACCCAGCCCGGGCCGCGCTCCGTCTTCACCCGGCAGACGCCGCGGGCCGCGGTTCCCGGAGCCCCATGCGCGCTCCCCGAGCCCCGGCCGCCCTCGGAGGCCGCCCACCCGCTCCCGGGACTCCGAAGCGGGTGTCCCCGGCCAGGTCTCCAGGGCTGGCGAAGGCAGCAGCAGAATGACGGAGATGACGAAAGAGCTGACGCCACGCCGCCCACCCGGCCGCCGCCGGAGCCCGCACACGCCGCCCCGCCCGCGAGGTCGCCCGCGCGCTCGCGCTCGCGCCGGTCCCGCGGGGCGCGCCCCGCCTcctccggccccgccccgcccggggTTCCCACGGCGCCCGCCCGCGCCCGGCGCCGTCCTCCCCGCCGCCCAGGCCTTTGGCGAACATGGCGCTTGTCCCCTGCCAGGTGCTGCGGGTGGCCATCCTGCTGTCCTACTGCTCTATCCTGTGCAACTACAAGGCCATCGAAATGCCCTCGCATCAGACCTACGGAGGGAGCTGGAAATTCCTGACGTTCATTGATCTGGTAAGGCCGCCCCCCTCCCCTACCCCTGCCTCCCCGCACCCGGAACCGGCGTGTGTTTGTGGGTGCGCCGGCATCTGCGCGCGTGCCGCCGGCATCCAGCCGCGTCCTCCCTTCTTCCCCAGTGACTGCGTCTCACAGGCCCCGCAGCCCCCGCAGCAGTACCTTCGGAAGCACCCAGCGTTACCTGGTAGCTGGGGCACAAGTGCAGATGGGTCGAAGCCAGGTGGTGGGCTCTTTGGAGGGGAACACACACCTGCTTCTAAGAGGTGCCTTGGGAAGATTCTCCTCTTAGCAAATGGATCGGACGACCTTGATCAGGAGCGGCCTGAGACCCATTCGACCCCCAAGATGCTTTCCAGAGCACCCACCGTGGGATCAATTTGCAGCAGCTGGAAGATACTGGGTATCTTCGAATGACTTGGAGCTTCCTCTGAAAGGACCAGAGTTGTCCTCACAAAGAAGAGAAGGCTcctcagaaagaagagaaatcgCCTAATAAAGTTGTCTtccttttatctgtttttttttttttttgccccttgtCACTAATTTACTTCCAAACTTTGTCCTCAGAAACATTAGAAGAGAAAGATTTTCCAAATGTATTCTCAGTGTGACGCTACACTTCTCCCTATCTTACCGTGTAAAAGTTCACAGTAGTTTGCATACGCAACTCCTCTGTTGGCACAACATCCTGGCCTTGGAAGTTGTAGTTTGTTCCCTTTTTTACCGACAGCTTACCACTTCTGGCACTAAAAGGGCCAGAGAATCAGCCTGAGCAGAGGACTCAATAAGGACATGGGGTGGAACCTAGGAACTTCAAGGTGATAGGTAACTAAGACGAGCTCAAACACACACTAAAAGATGGTCAAGTAccaacagagaaaacagaagcgAGAAGTTCTAGGGACTAGAGAAAATGTAGAACCCAGTAAATCAGTCGCCAGAACTACCGCTACAGGAGGTTCGCTGCACAAACGAGATTGTAATCTCTTATTGTTGACCCTTCATTTTGATGAAGAGAACTTGATACCTGTTTTGAGATACTTCCAAAAGCTGAGGATCCTTCAAAGAAACGCAGTTAGCGGGAGTTTTGTGTAGAAATACCATTTTAAATCTGTATCTTGTTAGATATGTTCTGAGAGGAatttaagtcatttttttctcAGCACTCTCCAAACTGGGCACAAAGACTGCCCAGGACATGGTGTTTCAGGGGTTTCAATTTTCAGTTCCTCAACTTCCAGCTCTTTCTTGAAAGTGATCTGCCTCTGAACATGGCTATTGCCTGCCAGTTCTCCTTTCTTCTGCCCCATTCATCCAAGGCCCAAGCATGTGACAAGGCTCTGTGTTGTATTTATCTGTTCCTTTTACCTTTCA encodes the following:
- the AIG1 gene encoding androgen-induced gene 1 protein isoform X3, with protein sequence MALVPCQVLRVAILLSYCSILCNYKAIEMPSHQTYGGSWKFLTFIDL